Proteins co-encoded in one Sulfurihydrogenibium sp. genomic window:
- the rplU gene encoding 50S ribosomal protein L21 encodes MYAIVKTGGKQYKAEPGRLLKVEKLCANEGETVELPAICVRLDNGELKTEGKVKATVIKHDKHKKILVFKYKRKKNYKRLKGHRQPYTLIKVEEIV; translated from the coding sequence ATGTATGCAATAGTAAAAACAGGTGGAAAGCAGTATAAAGCCGAACCAGGAAGATTATTAAAAGTAGAAAAATTATGTGCAAATGAAGGTGAAACAGTAGAATTACCAGCAATCTGTGTAAGATTGGATAATGGTGAGTTAAAAACAGAGGGAAAAGTTAAGGCAACTGTTATTAAACACGATAAACATAAAAAAATATTAGTTTTTAAGTATAAAAGAAAGAAAAACTATAAAAGATTAAAAGGTCATAGACAACCTTACACATTAATTAAAGTTGAAGAAATTGTTTAA